The Dyadobacter sp. 676 DNA window GTCGCTCGGTGGTACGATGAGCGGTGAAGATCTGGTGCTTGTGCTGCTGAAAGAGGGGAAACTGAACGGTGAGGTAAAAATCGCTGCGGTTCAGGGTTTGAATGGTGCGTGGCGCAAATCGGTGAAGCTCGAAGCGGCTAAATATCTCGACGGAGCCACGGTTGCCGCCAAAAAGCACCCGGAAATCAAAGACCTGGTGAATATGAAGGGTGATGCGCTAAAAGGCAAGCAGGTATTTACGTCTTACTGCTCGGTATGCCACCAGGTCAACGGCGAGGGAATGGATTTCGGTCCCAAGCTCTCCGAGATCGGCAGCAAATTGCCGAAGGAAGCACAATATGCCGCTATTTTTGATCCAAGCGCGGGGATTGGCTTTGGCTACGAAGGTTTTGAGGTAACACTGAAAGACGGTACCACAGTATCGGGCATTGTTTCCAGTAAAACGGAAACCGACCTCATTCTCAAGTTCCCCGGCGGCTCGACGCAGGAGTACAAGATGTCGCAGGTTAAATCCATCAAACAACTGAAAGATTCGATGATGCCATCGGGTTTGCAGGATGCGATGAGTACGGAGGAATTGGTGAGTCTGGTGGATTATTTGAGTAATTTGAAGAAGAAATGATAATGGAAAAGGAGCCTTCGGGTTCCTTTTCGTTTCTATTGGTGTTGATTCTCGGTGCGTTTTCCAGCTTCGTGCTCAGCGGGAACTTTTTTCATTTACGACTTGACTTTTCGCTCCGTGCAATCCTTCCTTAAATTTAGTCACCTTTCAACTCCAGAACAATCTGTTTGAAATCGCCAAAAGGTTACATTTCTCCAAAACTCCATTTTATAATTCCCGAAACATCAGGTATTTTTATAACGTTTTTTGAAATCATCTGCATCATCAAAAATTCGTTTTGAAACAATTTCCTATCGTGAGATCTGCGTGGTGTGCTGCGGTTCTTTTTACCTTCCTTTCATTCCCAGGTTTTAGTCAAGTTGTTGATTCGTTGCTGGTTATCGATCCGGATAGCGCCTATGCGGCGTTGTCGGAAACGGAACGGCGCTTTTCGCGTAATGCGGTGGCGGGTTTGCAGGCGGCCGACGGCCTGGAAGCAACGCTATTCGCTTCCGAACCCAATGTGATCAACCCGATTAACATCGACGTCGACCATCGCGGACGTGTGTGGGCGTGCGAAACGTACAATTACCGGCCGGCTATTAACGGTAAATCGGAGCTCGGACAGGGTGACCGCATTGTGATCCTGGAAGACAAAGATGGCGACGGCAAGGTGGATATTACCAAGGTTTTTTATCAGGGGCCGGAACTGAATGCGCCGCTGGGCATTTGGGTAATGGGCAATAAAGCCATTGTTTCGCAAAGCCCTTACGTGTGGCTTTTTACAGATACGAATGGCGACGATAAGGCGGACACGAAAGAAGTTATTTTTAAAGGAATCGGCGGCGTGCAGAACGACGCCGGCGTACATGCATTCGTGTTCGGGCCCGATGGAAAGTTCTATTTCAACTATGGCAATGCAGGACGGCAACTCGTCGACGGGCAGGACCGCCCGTTGCTCGATAAGTATGAAAGGCCGATCGATTTCCGGCAATACAAGCAGGGTGTGGTTTTCCGATGCGAGCAAGATTTTACCAAGGTGGAGATCATGGCCGAAAACTTTCGCAATGGCTGGGAAGTGGCCGTGGACAGCTATGGTACTATGTGGCAATCGGATCAGGAGGAGCCGGGAAATGGGGGCGACCGCGTGTCGTACGTGATGGAGAACGGTAACTTCGGTTATGTGGATGAAATGACAGGCGCGAGCTGGCGACTGAACCGGACCAATCTGGAAGACGAAATCCCCCGCCGCCATTGGCATCAGAACGACCCGGGAGTCGTGCCCAATTTGCTGGAAACCGGATCTGGTTTTCCGATGGGAATCACGGTCTACGAAGGTGACCTGCTGCCACGCCGTTATTGGGACCAGATCCTGCTTGCCGATGCAGGCCAGGGCTATGTAGGCGCATTCCCCGTGCAGAATGACGGAGCAGGTTATAAATCCATGGGTATCTTACCTATTCTGGAAGGCAAGCGCGATAAGTGGTTCAGGCCGACGGACGTCTGTGTAGCTCCCGACGGCTCACTCATTATTTCCGACTGGTATGACCCCACAATCGGCTCTCACAAAATGAAGGACCGTACCCGCGGACGTATCTTTCGCGTCGCCCCTACGGGTACGCCCTATAAAATACCGGTTTTCGACCTTTCGGTACCCGAACAGGCCGTGAAGGCACTACAAAGCCCGAATCTGTCGCAACGTTACCTGGCATGGAATGCCTGCGTAAAGCACGGTTGGGCGGCCGAGCCGTTTCTGGAAGAGCTTTTCAGGCAATACAACGCGAACCCGAAACTGCGTGCGCGCGCGTTGTGGGTGCTGAACCGTATTGAAGGGTTTAACTATCGAAACCTCGATATCGGCTTTCGCGAACTGAACCCCAACCTCCGCATTACCGCCTTGCGTGCGGTCCGCCAGCGTAACAGCGACCCTACCGAATATATCAAGCGCCTCACCTCGGACCGCGACCCGCAGGTACGCCGCGAATGTGCATTGGCCATTAACCACAATCATACCTACGAGGCATTGGACGTGTGGCTCCAATTGGCCAAACAATACAAAGGTAATGACCGTTGGACGGTGGAAGCGCTCAGTATCGGCGCTTATGACCAGTGGGAACGTCTTTTTCCGGCCTGGCTGGAAAGGGCGGGACCGAAGCCCTGGACGACCGACGCCGGCAAGGACATTATCTGGCTGGCGCGAACCCGCAAGGCAATCCCGTATTTGAGCGAACTGGCGGCCGACACGTCCGTGAGTTTCAAAAGCCGGCTGCGGTACTTTCGCTCGTTCGACTTTTTCCATGCCGGTTATGAGAAAACACAGGCATTGCTGAGCGTTTTGAATGTTCCTTCGTCCGATCGCATCGAAGTAAGCAAGCTGGCATTGCTGCATTTGGACAAATCATTCGTGACAAACTCCCAGCAGGGCCTGACCGCACTGAACAAGCTGCTCGACGAAACGTACGGTACCGAGCACTATATCGACCTTATGACCCGCTATGAGTTGGAATCGGAGAATGAAAGGTTGTTGAAACTCGCGTTGGACAAATCCGACGAGGTGATCGGCCGGGATGCCGGAGCATTGCTGCTCGAACAGGCGGGAATCTCCTATGTGACCGGAAAACTGGCAGGTATGAACGATTCGAAAAAATCGGCATTGCTGGCCTCGATTCAGACGGTAGGCAGCTCCGAATCGATTTATCTGCTTCGTTCGACTGTTTTGAATGCCGGTGAATCGATGGCCGTGCGAAAAAGTGCCGCACGTTACCTGGGCGCGAGCTGGCCGGGAGAGGAGGCGGTTGTAAAGCTGCTGACCGGCAACCAGATCGACGGCGAAGTAAAAGAAGCGGCTTTGGAAGGAGTAAAGAACGCTTTCCGGGAGGAGATTAAGGCGCAACTGGCCCCTTACCTGCCAAAACCGCCCGCGGAGGAAGTAGCAACAACGCCTACGGAAGAATCCAAAAGTGGTAAAAAGGAACGTCGGAAACGTAGAAAAAACCGGTAGAATTGAGATTCAAAGGTGATTTTGCGGTAAATTTCCGGACTGTACATCTTTACCATCTGTAACAAAAACACTAAAACATTTATGCTCCGCAGAAATTTTGTAAAATCTACCCTTGGTCTGGCGGGCGCCGCAGTCGCAGCAGGAGATGCATTTGCCTCTGTCCCCACGGCCAGGAACAAGTTTAAGCTTAAATATGCTTCCCACTTCGGAATGTTCCAGAACAGCGCGGGAAAGGATCTGATCGACCAGCTTAAATTTATGGCGG harbors:
- a CDS encoding PVC-type heme-binding CxxCH protein: MLVIDPDSAYAALSETERRFSRNAVAGLQAADGLEATLFASEPNVINPINIDVDHRGRVWACETYNYRPAINGKSELGQGDRIVILEDKDGDGKVDITKVFYQGPELNAPLGIWVMGNKAIVSQSPYVWLFTDTNGDDKADTKEVIFKGIGGVQNDAGVHAFVFGPDGKFYFNYGNAGRQLVDGQDRPLLDKYERPIDFRQYKQGVVFRCEQDFTKVEIMAENFRNGWEVAVDSYGTMWQSDQEEPGNGGDRVSYVMENGNFGYVDEMTGASWRLNRTNLEDEIPRRHWHQNDPGVVPNLLETGSGFPMGITVYEGDLLPRRYWDQILLADAGQGYVGAFPVQNDGAGYKSMGILPILEGKRDKWFRPTDVCVAPDGSLIISDWYDPTIGSHKMKDRTRGRIFRVAPTGTPYKIPVFDLSVPEQAVKALQSPNLSQRYLAWNACVKHGWAAEPFLEELFRQYNANPKLRARALWVLNRIEGFNYRNLDIGFRELNPNLRITALRAVRQRNSDPTEYIKRLTSDRDPQVRRECALAINHNHTYEALDVWLQLAKQYKGNDRWTVEALSIGAYDQWERLFPAWLERAGPKPWTTDAGKDIIWLARTRKAIPYLSELAADTSVSFKSRLRYFRSFDFFHAGYEKTQALLSVLNVPSSDRIEVSKLALLHLDKSFVTNSQQGLTALNKLLDETYGTEHYIDLMTRYELESENERLLKLALDKSDEVIGRDAGALLLEQAGISYVTGKLAGMNDSKKSALLASIQTVGSSESIYLLRSTVLNAGESMAVRKSAARYLGASWPGEEAVVKLLTGNQIDGEVKEAALEGVKNAFREEIKAQLAPYLPKPPAEEVATTPTEESKSGKKERRKRRKNR